The Amycolatopsis sp. DG1A-15b genome contains the following window.
GCGCCTTCGGTGAGCCTGTCCGCGTCCTCGATGACGACGACCTGCCAGTTGCCGGTCGTCGGGCGCCGCGCGGCGGCCTGCACCAGCGCGCGCATCTCGGCGACCGAAATCGACAGGCCTTCCGGCACCACGAGCCGGACGTCGGCGTGCGTGCCCGCCATCGTCGTGTGGCAGCCGGGGCAGGCGTCGCAGCCGGTGCCGGTGCTGCACTGCAGGGCCGCGGCGAACGTCCGGGCGGCCACCGAGCGGCCGGAACCGGGCGGGCCGGTGAGCAGCCAGGCGTGCGTCATCGCGCCGGGCGGCGCCGGCTCGCCCGCGACGATCTTGGCGGCCGCCGACGCGGCCGCGCTCAGCGTCTCGATCGCGGGTTCCTGGCCGACCAGCTGGTTCCAGACACCGATGCGTTCGGTCGTCGTCACTTCGCCTCCACGCGAGGCTCTTCCGGGGTCTCGATGGGCAGCGTTTCCAGCGGGAGCGTCACCGGCTTCTCCGTCGTCGGCGCCAGCGCGGCCAGCCGGCCGACGAACACGGCGCGCAGCGCGGTGCGGATGCGCTCGGCGACCTCGACGTCCGTGCCGTCGGCGTCGACCACGACGTACCGCTCCGGGTCCGCCGCGGCCATCTCGGTGAGCAGGTGCTGGACGCGCCACTGGTCGTTCATCGCGGCCGACTTGTCGCGCGGGGCGCCGTTCGGGGCGGCGTCCAGCAGGATCGTCAGGTCCGGCCGCAGGCGGCCGGTCGCCCAGTCGGCGAGGCCTTCGAGCTCGTCGCTGTCCAGCCCGGCGACGGCGGACAGGTGCGCCAGCGGCGAGTCGACGAACCGCTCCATCACGACCACCGAACCGGCGTCCAGCGCCGGTTGGACGTGCCGCTCCACGATGTCGGCCCGCACCGCGGCGGCGGCCAGTGCCTGGGCCCGCGCCCCGGTGAGGGAGGCGCCGGAGACGAGCGCGGTGAGCCGCTGGTCGTCGAGCGCCGGATCCGCGGCGACGACGACCGGCCGGGTGCCGCCCCGCATCCAGTCGGCGAGGTTGACGGCCTGGATGGCGGTGTTGATCGCGGTGGTGCCCTCGACGGCGATGAGGAAACCGTTGACGCGCCGCGGCGTGCGGCGCAGCGCGTTGCGCAGGTCGGCGAGGATCGGCTCGGCGCGCTTGTCGTCCATCTGCCGGTAGGCGAAGAGCCCGGCGACCAGCGCGATCACGGCACCGGCGAACATGATCGGCCGGGTGCCGTCGACCGAGACCTCGCCGCCCCAGACGGTGAAGGTGCGCGTCCCCAGGACACCGACCAGCACCGGGACGGTGACCGTGGTGCCGAACAGCACGAGCTTCATCATCAGCTGGTAGATCGCGTTGATCCGGCCGCGGATGGCGTCCTCGACCCGCGAGCCGATGATCGTGACACCGGTGAGGAACGCCGTGCCTGCCCAGAAGCCGACCAGGACAACGGTGATGAGCGAGACCGACAGGTGTGGTGACAGCGCCACCAACGCCAGCGAGAGCCCGGCCGCGATGATGGAGACGCCGAACAGCCGGTCGTGCGGGAGCCGCCGGGAGAGCTTGGGCGCGAACGCCATCCCGGAGGCGAGGCCGACGAAGACGGCCAGTACGAGGAGGCTGAACGCCGAGTCACCGGCCCCGAGGCTGGAGGAGTACGGCTTGGCCGAGCCGATCACGGCGCCGCCGGCGGCGAACGCGCCGAACGCCCCGACCAGCAGCCCGCGCACGAGCGGTGTGGTGCGGATGAACCGGAAGCCGTCGGCGATCATCGTGCCGATGCCGAGCTTTTCCTCGTCGGCCGGCTTGACCTTCTGCTCCGGCAGCGCGTGGACGTTGCGCAGGGACAGCTCGGGAATCCGGGTGGCGATGAGGATCGCGCTGGCCAGGTAGAGCAGGGCAGTGATGACGACGACCAGCTTCGCGATGCGGAGGCTGGTGTCTTCACCGGGAACGTGGAGGAAGTTCGTGTTGATGCCGGTGAGGATCGCGTTCGCGCCGGCCGCGGTGACGACGGCGAGGCCGTAGGTCATCACCATGCCGAGCTGGTTGGCCGTCTCGACCTGGTCGGGCCGGCGGAGCAGGTTCGGGACCGCCGCCTCTTTCGAGGGGATCCACATGCTCGCCGCGCTGCCGACGAGGAAGTTGCCGACGAGCAACCACCACGGCGCGCTGACGAAGGCGATGGACAGCAGGAAACCGCAACGCAGCAGGTCGGAGACGACCATGACCTTGCGGCGGTCGAACCGGTCCGCGAGCAGCCCGCCCACGGGCGCGAACAGCAGCCCCGGCGCCAAGCCGGTCAGGACGACGCCGACGAAGGCGAAGTTCTGCGCGAAGTAGTTGTCCGTCAGCTTCGTGGCCAGGCCGGTGAGAGCCAGGATGTTCAGCCAGTCGGCCACGCTGCACAGGTACGTGACGCCCCAGAGCCGCCGGAAAGGTTTGATCGCCAGTACCCGCCGGACCCGGTTCATCGTGGACGCCTCGGCGCCCGACGACGAACCCGGACCGGCCCCGGGTACCGATCGCACGCCCTCGCTGATACGCCCACCCCACTAATCACCGCGGTGCCGGACGCCCTCGTGAGGACCCGACCGTGAAGCCAGGGTAGCCCGATCGGCCCCTGGCGCGCGGGACGGCCCCGTGGTGCGGGGCAGGCGGTGACCGGTGAAGGGACGCTAGTCGAACAGTCCGGTCACGCTGCTGACCAGGCTCGACACCATCTCGATGGCGACGAAACCGAACACGATCAGCAGGATGACGGCCAGCATGACCCCCGCGGCGCTCGACGACGGCCGGTTGAACGCCGGCATCGACACCGCCGGCATCCGGGGCAGCCTGCGCCGCTTGACGGGCACGAGGTCGACGTCCTCGACGTCGTCCTCGGCGAGCGGATCCTGCCGGACGGGCCGCATCAGCTGCGGCGGCCGGGTCGGCCAGGTGCGCCGCCGGTTCCGCTGCCGGGGAAGCAAGCCCAGCGGCTGGTCCGCGCCCAGGGTGCCCGCCGGAGGAACGGCTTCCGGCGCCCTCACGCCGGCTTCCCGGTCCTCGCGGAGCGTCTCCTCGACCATCCGGCGCACGGCTTCTTCGTCGGGCTGCACCGGCCCGGCCACCGGGATGGCAGCGGGCTCGTGGCCATTCGGAATCGCACTGCGTGGCTCGGGCGCCGCGGTCACCAGCCCGGAGACCGGATCCGCGAACGTCTCGCCGGACGCTTCGGACAGTGTGCCGTCGCGCTGAGTGAGCTCGGGGGCATTGAAGAAGGGAGCCTCACCGTTCGCGCTCATGGTGACCACCTCACTACTGAATGTCCTCGCCTTTCCAGGGTAGCGACGCTGGCGGATAACGCATCCGCCCAATGGCTCTGTCTCCAGTGGATGGTCCGTCACGGAGCGCAAGCCCGCACCCGAACCCCCTGCAGTGTCCAGTCCGCCGGTGGCCCGGTCGACCGCCAGTGGTGACAGATCGTAGTGAGTCCGCTCACATCGGCTGCGCGGGGTGGCTGGCCGGAGACCGGCCTACGGGTGGCCAGTTCGAGGGCTTCTGCTCAGGGCGTCTCCTCCTGTCCGAGGTCGATCATCTTGCGGCACCAGTCGCGGAGCATGCCGCGGCTGAAGGGACTCAAGACCAGCTGCCGGCGGCCGTCGCCCCGGTCCAAGGCCGCCAGAGCGAAGCGACCCAGGTCCGTGTCGATCAGGACGAAGCCGTGGTCCGGGAACTCCGCGCACAGGCCGCCGAAGGCCAGCATGTCCAGGACCGCCGTTCCGGACCGCGGGCGGGCCAGGAGCTCTCGCATCGCTCCCACGTCGTCGTCCTGGCCGTCGTGGACCAGGCCGTCGTCGTCGACCGAGACCCAGATCGCCCGCGCCGAAGCGCCGAACGGGACCTCCGGCAGCTCCGCCACCAGCATCTCCGGCAGCTCCTCGAAGTCGGCCAGGTGGATCGCCGTGCGGCCGGGCAGCGAGCCCATCATGAACGCGCGCTCGCCATCGGCGTAGCAGCGGATGTCCGCGGTCTCCGGCCCTTCGTCGAACACGCCGCACAGTGCCGCCCGGACCGAACCGCGCAGCATCAGCGACACCACCTCGAAGCCGAGCTCGTTCAGCTCGCCGTTTTCGCCG
Protein-coding sequences here:
- a CDS encoding dTMP kinase — protein: MRSVPGAGPGSSSGAEASTMNRVRRVLAIKPFRRLWGVTYLCSVADWLNILALTGLATKLTDNYFAQNFAFVGVVLTGLAPGLLFAPVGGLLADRFDRRKVMVVSDLLRCGFLLSIAFVSAPWWLLVGNFLVGSAASMWIPSKEAAVPNLLRRPDQVETANQLGMVMTYGLAVVTAAGANAILTGINTNFLHVPGEDTSLRIAKLVVVITALLYLASAILIATRIPELSLRNVHALPEQKVKPADEEKLGIGTMIADGFRFIRTTPLVRGLLVGAFGAFAAGGAVIGSAKPYSSSLGAGDSAFSLLVLAVFVGLASGMAFAPKLSRRLPHDRLFGVSIIAAGLSLALVALSPHLSVSLITVVLVGFWAGTAFLTGVTIIGSRVEDAIRGRINAIYQLMMKLVLFGTTVTVPVLVGVLGTRTFTVWGGEVSVDGTRPIMFAGAVIALVAGLFAYRQMDDKRAEPILADLRNALRRTPRRVNGFLIAVEGTTAINTAIQAVNLADWMRGGTRPVVVAADPALDDQRLTALVSGASLTGARAQALAAAAVRADIVERHVQPALDAGSVVVMERFVDSPLAHLSAVAGLDSDELEGLADWATGRLRPDLTILLDAAPNGAPRDKSAAMNDQWRVQHLLTEMAAADPERYVVVDADGTDVEVAERIRTALRAVFVGRLAALAPTTEKPVTLPLETLPIETPEEPRVEAK